TCGTAACAGTTGAACAACCCGTGCCGCCCGGTCAGCAGATATCCCTCCAGCCAGCCCTGGCACAGATGCTCGGACAGCACCTCCATCACGCGACCATCGGGTGCGAGGTGATCGTCGTCGGCCTCCGTGCGCGAAACCCAAACCCGGTCGGTGGCGCCGAACACCGCGTCCAGGCGGTTGGAGGCGGTCTCGTCGGGGCCCATCAACCGGAATCGGTCGGGGTTGCGCTTGATGACGTCGCGCAGGAACGTGCCGAGCACGCGGGTGGCCTCGTGCGTCGCGGCCGCAGGCCGCTCCACCTCCACGGCGTAGTCGCGGAAGTCCGGCAGGTCCAGGTCGTGCAGCAGCACCCCGCCGTTGGCGTGCGGATTGGCGCTCATCCGTCGATCACCTTGCGGTGCAATGGCTCTCAACTCGGGCCGCAACTTGCCGTCGCCGTCGAACAGCTCGTCGGGGCGGTAACTGCGCAGCCACTCTTCCAGCTGCTCGCGGTGCTCAGGGTTCTCGTGCGTGGCGGCCAGCGGAACCTGGTGCGAGCGCCAGGTGCCCTCCACCTGATGGCCGTCGACCACCTTGGGACCGGTCCAGCCCTTCGGTGTGCGCAGCACGATCATCGGCCACACCGGTCGCTCCGTCGTCGAACCGGAGCGGGCGGCCTGCTGTATGGCTGCAATGTCGTCGAACGCATCGTCCAGGGCGGCGGCCAGCTGCCGGTGCACGCTGTCCGGGTCGTCGCCGGCCACGGTGATCGGACGGTAGCCGTAGCCGCGCATCAGCGAGTCGAGCTCGGGCTCCGGGATCCGCGCCAAGACTGTCGGGTTGGCGATCTTGTAGCCGTTGAGGTGCAGGATCGGCAGCACCGCGCCGTCGACCGCCGGGTTGAGGAACTTGTTCGAGTGCCAGCTCGCGGCCAGCGGCCCGGTCTCCGCCTCGCCGTCGCCCACCACGCAGGCGACCACCAGATCCGGATTGTCGAACGCCGCGCCGTACGCGTGCACCAGGGCGTAGCCCAGTTCGCCGCCTTCATGGATCGACCCCGGCGTCTGCGCGGCCACGTGACTGGGGATGCCGCCGGGGAAGGAGAACTGCCGAAACAGCTTGCGCAGGCCCTCGGTGCTTTCCTCGATGCCGGTGTAGACCTCGCTGTAGGTGCCTTCGAGGTAGGCGTTGGCCACCAGTCCGGGTCCGCCGTGGCCCGGCCCGGTGATGTAGATGACGTTGGCGTCGCGGTTGCGGATGACGCGGTTCAGGTGGGCGTAAATCAGGTTGAGCCCGGGCGTGGTGCCCCAGTGGCCGAGCAGCCGGGGTTTGACGTGTTCGGCGGCCAGGGGCTCGGCGAGCAGGGGATTGTCCAGCAGGTAGATCTGACCGACCGAGAGGTAGTTCGCGGCTCGCCAGTAGGCGTGGATCAACGCCAATTCGTCACTGGACAGGGTCTCGTCACTGGACAGGGTTCCGGTCGCGGTCTGTGGACTCATGGGGCTCATCTACCCGATTGTCGAGCCCTCAAATGAACTACGCCTTACGAGCTCATTCCTCGCCGCGGGCGCGAGCCTCGTAGGCGCGGCGCTTCTCGACGTCGATCTGGTCGGTGAAGACGTGGTCGCCGCCGATCAGACGGTTCAGCGCCTCGGCGGCCCGGCGCGGCCAGAATTTCTGCGACGTGACCATGGCCCCGGCGATCTTCGTGATCCGCACCCGCGGCTTGGGCTGGGCTATCAGCCCGACGACGGCCTCGGCGATCTCGGCCGGCTCGGCGTTGCGGAAGCCTTTCATCCCGGAGGTCCCCGCGACCAGTTCGGTATTGACGAACGTGGGCAGCACCGACGAGAAATGCACGCCCGCCGCGCGGTATTCCAGCCTGGCCGAGTCGGTGAAGCCGAGCACCGCGTGCTTGCTGGCGACATACGTGGCCAGCCCGACGATGTGCATTTCCCCGGCCAGTGAGGCGATGTTGATGACATGGCCCTGCCCGCGCGGAACCATGCGCTGGGCGGCCAGCTTGCTGCCGAGGATGACGCCGTAGACGTTGATGTCCAGGATGCGCCGGGTGACGGCGTCGGGCTCGTCGATGATCCGGCCGACCGGCATGATGCCGGCGTTGTTGACCA
This genomic stretch from Mycobacterium paragordonae harbors:
- a CDS encoding phosphoketolase family protein; amino-acid sequence: MSPQTATGTLSSDETLSSDELALIHAYWRAANYLSVGQIYLLDNPLLAEPLAAEHVKPRLLGHWGTTPGLNLIYAHLNRVIRNRDANVIYITGPGHGGPGLVANAYLEGTYSEVYTGIEESTEGLRKLFRQFSFPGGIPSHVAAQTPGSIHEGGELGYALVHAYGAAFDNPDLVVACVVGDGEAETGPLAASWHSNKFLNPAVDGAVLPILHLNGYKIANPTVLARIPEPELDSLMRGYGYRPITVAGDDPDSVHRQLAAALDDAFDDIAAIQQAARSGSTTERPVWPMIVLRTPKGWTGPKVVDGHQVEGTWRSHQVPLAATHENPEHREQLEEWLRSYRPDELFDGDGKLRPELRAIAPQGDRRMSANPHANGGVLLHDLDLPDFRDYAVEVERPAAATHEATRVLGTFLRDVIKRNPDRFRLMGPDETASNRLDAVFGATDRVWVSRTEADDDHLAPDGRVMEVLSEHLCQGWLEGYLLTGRHGLFNCYEAFVHIVDSMLNQHAKWLATTLDLPWRRPIASLNYLLSSHVWRQDHNGASHQDPGFIDLVANKRAELTRVYLPPDGNTLLSVADHCLRSRNYINVIVAGKQPALSYLSMEDAVLHCTRGLGIWPWASTATAEPDVVLGCAGDIPTLEILAAADILRRELPDLAVRVVNVVDLMRLQPDSEHPHGLPDNEYDALFTQDKPVIFAYHGYPWLIHRLTYRRAGHHHMHVRGFKERGTTTTPFDMVMLNDLDRFHLVMDVIDRVDGLASSAAGLRQRMVDARLSARNYTREHGEDDPQISGWTWQAE
- a CDS encoding SDR family oxidoreductase, which produces MTDSGSVGLGRAAKVGGKVIVVTGGARGIGLATATALHKLGAKVAIGDIDEATVKESGADLGLEVYGKLDVTDANSFADFLDQVERQLGPIDVLVNNAGIMPVGRIIDEPDAVTRRILDINVYGVILGSKLAAQRMVPRGQGHVINIASLAGEMHIVGLATYVASKHAVLGFTDSARLEYRAAGVHFSSVLPTFVNTELVAGTSGMKGFRNAEPAEIAEAVVGLIAQPKPRVRITKIAGAMVTSQKFWPRRAAEALNRLIGGDHVFTDQIDVEKRRAYEARARGEE